GAAAATCATCTAGAGGATGTAGCTGGTGCGCACCATGATCTACCACTTCATAAACAGAATTCTTTAACCACTCCTTAATCGCCTCTTTATGTTCATACCCCGCATGATCAGCAGCTAAGTGAATGGTTTTTATATTCTCGACCTCCATACATGAAATTTACTTGGCAATATGTCCTGCTACCGCTCTTACGTGCTCAACCAAAGTTTGAGTGTAACTAGTTTCATTATCATACCAAGCCAAAACTTTCACTAAGTTACCGCCAACAACCTTTGTGAAAGATAAATCTGCAATTGAGCCGACCCGTGACCCAATGATGTCGCTAGAAACAATCTGTTCGGTCGTAGCTGCAAACAAATTTTTCCATCTTGGATTTTCTGCTGCATCAGCTAAAGCCTTATTTACCTCTTCTACCGTAGTGTCTTTAGACGCAATAAAAGTAACGTCAACTATTGACCCTACTGGCACCGGTACTCGCATAGCGATACCATCAAACTTATCTTTGAGTTCAGTATGAGCTAGAGTAGTAGCAATAGCTGCGCCAGTCGTGCTAGGCACGATATTGATAGCAGCTGCCCGGCCAGCTCGTAAATCTTTTTTACTAGGACCGTCAACCAATGACTGAGAAGCAGTATACGCATGAACTGTGTTTAGTACCGCTTTCTCAATTCCGATTGACTCTTTCAAAATAGCGATCAATGGACTGGTAGCGTTAGTGGTACAAGAAGCGTTAGACGATATTTGACAGGTAGCCAGAGCATCATGATTAACCCCCATCAACACAGTCGCTCCTGACACACCTTCGACCGGCTTACCTTTAACCGGAGCTGAAACTACAACCCTTTTTGCACCAGCATCAAGATGGGCTTTTGAACCCTCATAGGTAGTGAAAAAGCCAGTAGATTCAATTACAACATCAATATTCATATCTCGCCATGGCAATTTACCAGGCTCGCGCTCTTGTAAAAAGGTCACCTCCTTATCCTGGATGATTAACTTTCCATCTTTTTGATCCACACTAAAAGGACTCCTACCGTAGACAGAGTCATACTCCAGTAAGTAAGCCAGGCTTTCCAAATTTCCCAGATCGTTGATTGCCACCACTTCAAAATCTGGATTACCATAGGCTAACCGAAAGAAAGTTCTTCCGATGCGACCAAAACCATTTATTGCAACACGTACCATGTATATATAAAACTAAAACTTATTAAGTCTTAATACTATAACGACAAAAGCACAAAACGACACTACTAATTATCCTCACCCCGCCTTTTTATCAACCAAAGCAAAAATAAAATTAAAAAAGTACCTACTCCTAAATAAAAAAGTGGTGAGGTATATTTAATGGCTGTAACAATTTTATCAGGAAATACAACTTCTGGATTAGTCTGAACATTTGACACCACAAAGTCAATTTGTTTCTTTTTAGTAGCCACTACCTTGGCTTCAAAATCAAAAACCTCAACCTGCAACCTTGAAACACCAAGTACATTAAGTGGCGCTATGGTCGCTTCGTAAGCCGTCTTCTCGGTATTTAGACGGAGTAAAAAAGAATAGCTACGACGCTGATCCGTTGGATCAAGAATGGTAACAATTATTGACTTAAGGTGTTTTGGTAGCGCTTCGTAAGGAATCCTGATAACAAACTGCTCTTGGTAAACTAAAGGAATTCTTTCCGAAGCAAAGGTATATATTAAATCTGACTGTAACAAATAAATATCCTCTCGTCCTAAAATGGAAGGTAACTCATCAGTTAACTCCGTGTTTTCAACTTTGTCCGAATCAGTTGATATGGTACCAGTAGCTGGTAAGTCATTAGTTGATTCTACCGGTGAAGAAAAAAACCGAGAAACAGATACAACCGCTCCCGATGAGATATTATCATTATCATCTATTACAAATACACTATAGAATTGCTTACCCGCATCTTTTAAAGCACCTTTGTCGGTCGCTCCTGCCCCTGTACCGCTGTAAATAATTTTACCGTCATAGATATCAGCTGGGTAACTATTTGGATTCCTCACTACTCTAATTTCTTTTATCGACACCGAAGTCGGTGATTGCCATGACAAAATTACATCATCAATATCTTGTCTGGCCTGCAATCTCAAAACATTAGGCGGTGAAAAAATCTCTGTTGTTTCCACAGTCTTAAACTGACCCGTTTTTAATATAACCTTGTTACCAGACGGAGTAATAGCTGTAAGCTCATACCAGTAGTCGGTAGCCGGCTCTAATTCAGCCAGTATTGTCTTATGAGAAGTACTGAAGGTTTCATTGGTGATATATCCGTCTTTATATTCATAGGTTTTACCCCATCTTATTAAGTAACGGGAAATTCCATAAGTTTGCCATTCAAGGATTGCTTTATTTGTAAAAGTTATCACCTCTATATTTTTCAACTGAACAGCCCTAGTTGATTGTGAGCCAGAATTGTTCGCAATATCGGTTGAGGTGGGAGTTGTAGGTGGTGGCGGTAAAGACAAGGTTGTAGTCGATAAAGCATTTGAGGTTGTCGACAGATTGTACGAAGTATCAAAAGCATAAACCTCATAAGTATAGGGTGTTTCAGAATTTAGTCCGCTATCACTGTAAGACGTGAGTGTGGTAGTGGCAATTGCCACACTATCACGTGATAACACATACCCACCAACCGCCAAATTATCAGTAGAGACACTCCACGCTAAATCAATCTGTGAAGCAGTCACTGGTACAGCCGACAACAGCACTGGTGTTGTTGGGGGCTGAGTATCATCACCAACTAACGTTTTAATTGTAAATTGATCTGTAGCTGCAAAACTCGCAATCGGTGACAATGTCAACACGCAGGTTAGTATAAACTTGATCATAGAGGTACAGCTGTTAGGGTAGAGGTCGCCACATAGTCACCAGCTATCGCACCCGCTTCACTACCAATACCAACCTTGAAATAAAGCGTGGTCGTAGCTCCACTCGGTTGGTTAGCCGCTCCCTGCGCGATGGTCTTATTAGTCGTGGACAAACCATCCCAACAAGTTAAAGCTGTACTGTTGCTACCAATGTTACAATTTGAAGTATCATTTAACCAGCGCTGGGTCACATCATTCCCTTGCGGTGAAAAACCAAAGTAGGTATCAGTGGTTCCATACGTAAAAGACATATCTGGATCCGGTGAAGCGGTTGGAATATAGTCAGAAATAGTATCAACCCCTTTTTGCATGGCCGGGTTATTTTCAGCAGCTATGGTCAATTGGTAACCACTAGGACTATCCGTCATAACCGAGACGCTGGTAGAACCATTAGATTCACCTCCGGTTAGACCACCCAAACTTGTCATAACAACATCGGGTACCGTAGTTATACTAATAAAAACCTCTTGCATCTGCTGATATCCAGCTTTTAGTGAATAAGCTGAACTCGTACCTTCACCAGTAGCTATTTCGCCAGCAGTGCTCTCTAGTTCATAATTAGTAGAAGTTGATAAGCCGCCACCAAAGTTCAAACTGTCACTTTGCAATTGATAATTTGAACTGCTACGCACCTGAGCTTCAGACAAAGATAACAAACCCAAGATTATTGCGGTTAACAAAAATGATTGTATTGAACTAATAAACAAATCTCTAAAGTACATGCTAACTCCGACGTTTAAATTCAAACGTCCTAAAAAAAGCTCTAATACCGAATAGTATAATAAATATAGCTAAGAATATTCCACCAGTAACCTTCCAAGGTAGCACCCAGAAAGATACTGAAACCTCGTCCACAATATCATCATAGCCACGATTAACCAGGGCTGTGGCTGTATACCTACCAAACAGCAGCTCGCGATCCCAGGTTACAGTTCTTGAGCGGAGTGACTTAGGCAGAGCAAACCATGGGTCAAGCTCAACAAAACCAACTTCCTCTCCCAAAATATTTTTTACCCTAAGTTCACCATAAGGATTAAGGTGGATTGACCCAGTATTCTCATAAAGTACATTCATTTCTATTGGCCCTTTTTCGTACCACCACTTACCATTAGCCAACGCTATCTCTTTAGTTTCTCCACTAGTCTTAATGTCACCTGGAACAGTGATGAAAAACAGAGTACCGACCCGAGCGATTATCGGTGACCGCGGTACATCATTATCTTCCTCACCGTTGTTTTCACGAATTGTAGAAACTAAAACACCTCCATAGTATCCACCTGGCTCAGCATCTGGCGGTATAGTTATAGTAACAGGTATCCTGGCTCGCTCACCAAGAGATAGTGTAAATGAATCTTCTGGAAAGCTTATATAATCTTTTATGGTATACGGACCTTTTTCATCTCCAAGTAATACGACCGAATCGCGACCATCATCAGAACCAGCGATATCCTCAACTTCAAGTTTAAAGATTCGGTCGTCACTAATACGGTTAGCCACCGATATTGGATAAACGACTGTTTCGCCAGGCTTAATTTCGAGTTCAGCCCTACCAGGACCAACTACAAAGTCACCTTGTTGAATATTATTTCCAGTTAACTGTTCAACTTCAAACCAAGGCTCTTTGTCGTTAACGCTCTCAGTCGTAGTGGCCAAAGCAGTATCTAAACCTGAGGTTGATGTATCTGTCTCAGTATTAGTTTGTGCTCTAGACGTCTGAGTTAAACTAAAAACTATGATTAGTGTTACCAGTAAAACTAATGAATAAATAACGCTGTGCTTTGTACTCTCTGAATTTGTAGTCATAACCATGTGACTACTTTATCGTTATTGGTTGAGTGCTGTCAAGGTTGCAGTTGCTGTGTATGTATCGGTTTCTATTGTTGGACTTGGAGAGTTTGGTACGTATACCCGAAAATTTATGGTTGTTGTGGCACCAGTAGTGGCAGCTGAACTTCTATTTATGATTTGAAATCCAGTTGTTTGCGGTTCCATCCAACAGGTTAGAGGATTACTACTTCCTGATGTGTTACAACTACCGGCTCCGTTATCTTGAAACGATTGATCAACATCAGAGGCGTTGTCAGCGGTGGCGGTGTAAGCAAAGACAGCTGAAGTACTGGCAGTATAGAAACCGTATGTTGGTTCACTACTAGAAGCAGTATAATCGTGAATTGAGGTACCGGCATAAGCATCACCCACCATAGCATTATCTGTACCATTATCGGTGAATGCAATAGACATAGTGTAGCCAGTAGAGCTGTTGGTGGTAACAACAGCTGTCGTTGTACCGTTTGATGTACCTCCAGTCACACCGTTGATGCTACCACTCATAGTGACATCAGTTGGCTGAACTAGAAACGAAATCTCTCCTGTGATAGTCTGCTTAATAGTAAAAGCGTTACTGTCTACAGCTTGACCAACTCTTGGTTCAGCCACAAAGAAAGTAGCTGCTACAAAAGTAATAATTACGAAAGATGTTAAAAGTGCTTGCCAAGCTGAATTTATATAATGATTAATATTCATAATGTCTATACTATATTTTTAGGTTTTACTACTCTATTATAACAAGGTTTTACTTAATATATTGGTGACAAAGTTGGGATATGGGTATAACTTGAACTTTATACTCTACCTCCACCTCCACCTCCCCCGCCACCAGTTTGGTGAAACACACGCACTTCAAGCGCGTCTAGGTTTATGGTATTACTTTCAGGCGTAGCGGTAACTCTTATTAAGAAGGTACTGGGTGTAAATTCAGTTGATGACCAAGTTCTCCCCCACGTATCTGTATTACCACCAACCGTATAAACAATATCTGTTCCAGATAAAGTTGGAGTGGCCTTTCCGGTAGTGTAAGAAGAACCGCCGTCCCAGGACAAAGAAACATCGACTGTGCCGGTAGCCGTAGTACCAGAAATATCCAGCTTTACTGCTATACCTTGTATAGTATTACTTCCAGGTATACTGAAGTTAAATCCAGTATAACTCTGACGTAAGCTACTGGTAGAAGCAGTGGCATAAACACCATCAGAATTGTAAGCGTTTTCCGGATTAGTCCATTCGTTGTTAGGAGTACCTGTGTTACTTGGACTAAAGTAGTTGGGGCTATAAGTAATATTCTCATCATCTACATTCTGTCCTACATTACCACCTCCACCCGAACCACCACCTGTTTCCATACCGTTTCCAGGTGGAGGCGTATCTCCAGTGCGAGATGAACTTCCTCCCGAGCCTGCTGTATTTCGTATATGCTGAACCTCATCTACAGAACCGATAATAACCGGAGACACAGCAGAAGTTGTACCAACAGATGTTATTCCGGTAACTGGTAAACTAATCGTCATTGAATCACCTCTATCTATAGAGCTTGTATTACCAATTATCAAATAATCAGAACTGGTCGTAGCATAGAAGTCAGTACTGAAAGTAATCGCCCCGAGCTGACCATTAACAGTCATAATACCGGAGTTGTCTAACAACTCATCACCACCATCCATTACTTGGTCATTGTTGATATCACGATATAGACGTAAAGTATCCACATTGTCGGTGTCAATTCCCTGTACTCCCCTCAAAGTGAACACAATATCTGTGACTGTCACATCCTCTCCTGATGGATCTAAAGAGAAAGCGTATAATGCTTCATCGGTCTTATTTTGGAAACTAAACTGGTTACTTACCTGACCCAAAGTATGATTACCTAAAGTCATGGATCCGCTTATATCTATGGTTTTGGTGTCCTCCGTAATTGCAGTTGTCGTAGCTGAGCCATCTACATGCAAAGCAAATTTACCAGATGTAGTACTGACTGTCGAAAAACTACCAACTTCTATGTTATCAATAGTCAAAGTGTCTCCGTTTACAAAATCACTAGTCACATCAATCAATAATGTAGCTCCACCATCCTCATATGAAACAGTACTAAACACCTTCCCTGAAGCGGTTCCGCCAAATGTTGGAGTTGTTACACCAGTACTAAAATAGAAGTCGGTGGTAGTAGTAGCTATAGTAATACGAATGTCATTGGCCGCGACTATGTTGGTGCTACTAGAATTTTTAGTGATAGTAATTTGATCCAAAGTTGTGGATGCTTGACCAACGTAGAAATTATAACTATAAACCGAAGCCAGTGTGACAGGAACATTCGTATTCCAATTAGTATTATTACCACTATCAATACAACCAGTACCACAATTTATAGTTGTAATATTTATATTGTCCGAATCTTGCACGTCCAAATAAGCAACAGTGGTGCTGGCTCGTGGATCTATGTACCATTCTCCGGTAGAGCTACTAGAGCGTAATGATAAGAGGTTGCCGTCGGTACCGGTTAAAGTTAATTGATCTTCTATGACATAAGTTCCACCAGATGAAAAGGTTAAAGTGTCTGCGGTGGTCACTTCTTTGGATAGAGTATAAAAAGTAGTGGTGGCTGACGAGACCAGTGATTGACTGGTACCAGATAAAGTTATGGTTCCGCTAGAGTGGTTGAAGGTACCGTAGTTACTCATGTCACCGGCTACAGTAAGACTGCTTGGAGCGGTTAGAGTGGATGAAGTAGAGATGGTGAGATTGGTGGTGGAGGAGATATCTTGAAAAGTGACTTGACCGGTTATTATTAGGCTACTAAAATCATCACCACTAACCATGCTTCCGCTCATATTTGCCGGCACACGAAAAGACATAAGCTCACAACCAATCGCTGAACCAGCGACCTGGGAACAGGCGGTAGCATCTGCAGATTTACCAATGTAAATATTATCTCCAACCTTGATTAAGTTATTTATATCTTCTAGTCCGGTGCCAGTACTACCACCGTTCACATCTCGCCCTGCCACGTAAATCGGGTTGGTGGTGGAGGAGATGTCGAAAACCATTAGTTCGCAGCCGTCGGCTGAGCCAGCGGTTTGCGAGCAAGCAGTAGCATTTTGAAGCTTCCCTAAATATAGATAATCACCATCCACGTAGATAGAAGTCGCATTAATATTTCCTACTCCAGTATCATCCCCTGTCACATCTCGTCCTGCCACGTAAATCGGGTTGGTGGTGGAGGAGATGTCGAAAACCATTAGTTCACAACCTCTGGCGGAGCCGGCGGTTTGGGAACAGGCGGTGATATCTCCACTTTTACTCATATATAGGTAGTTACCAGAGATTTGAATATCATACACAGCCTCTGCTTTGTTACCAGTACTAGAACCATCCACATCTCGCCCTGCCACGTAAATCGGGTTGGTGGTGGAGGAGATGTCGAAAACCATTAGTTCACAACCAATCGCTGAGCCGGCGGTTTGGGAACAGGCAGTAGGGTCTTGAGTTTTTCCTATATACAAATAATTACCCCTAATCGCTATACTATCGATATTCTCACCTCCAGTTCCTGTACTATCACCAGTAACGTCTTGTCCTGCCACATATATCGGATTAGTCGTAGAAGAAATATCGTAGACCATAAGTTCACAACCAATCGCTGAGCCGGCGGTTTGGGAACAGGCAGTAGTGTCAAAACCCTTCCCGATATATAAACTACTTCCAGATATTGCTAAAGACCTGATATCTAATGCAGTAGTTCCTGTACTTGAACCATCCACATCTCGTCCTGCCACATATATCGGATTAGTCGTAGAAGAAATATCGTAGACCATAAGTTCACAGCCATCAGCTGAGCCGGCGGTTTGGGAACAGGCAGTAGCGTTACCAGATTTACCAACATACATATAATCACCACTTATAGCTAGTGCATACACACTATCATTACCGGCTCCGCCTGTATTATCACCCGCCGTGTCTCTTCCGGCTACATATGTAATATTAGTAGAAGATGAAATGTCATATATTTGTAACTCACAACCTCTAGCTGAGCCGGCGGTTTGAGCACAAGTATCAGTACTAGCAGTATGTCCTACAAATAATGAGTTACCTGAGACAGCAAAAGAGTCTATCCAAATACTAGTAATTCCAGAACTAGAACCGTCAGCATCTACGCCCCCGTTATATCCACTAAGGTATGCCTGTATTTCTAAAGTCCCACTGTTATTGGTGAATGTATCAATATTCTCATAATCTCCTGAAACTATAACGGTATTAGTTGGAGCCAAAAATTCCCCCTGATTAATTAACAGATTTGCCACAATTTGAGTACTCGCACCAGAATTTGTATACAAAATATCTGTATCATCAGAACTATCGTAAAAAGAAAAATCATCACTATATAAAATATCTGTACTACTGGCTGTGTGTGATACTACATAGTTATGATAAAGAGGCACACTGGTAATATCAGACCCTTTATAACCCATCACTATCGTTGTAGCCTTATCTGTTTCACCACCAAGCCATACAGTAAAAGGTGTCGTGGTAGAAAGATTAACATCATCAATATCTGTAAAGCTCCAAGTTCCACCAGCACCAGTGGTTGCTGAGTGAACACTGACTGTAGAAGTACCAACAGCCACTTTAACAGTTTTACCAGAAGTATCAGTTGTAACACCTTTGTCGACATAGAGCGTTCCAGATAGGGTTATGGTCGCTGCATTTACCTGATTAATATCATTAAACTGACTAAAAAAAGTAAATATGATTACAGAAAAAACAAATAGTCGCACTATGTTTGTTTGAATTATATTGATTTTTTGTATAATTTTTTTTCTCATATCTTTACTAATTTGGTTTTGTTTTTTGTTATCTATCTAATTATATTTTTAATTTACTTTTTTAAGGTGACGTTTCATCTAGTTCAGAAACTTCTACTTCTGACGGACTGGAGTCTTCTACCATTTCCTCCACTACCTCTACATTTTCTTCTTCTGTCTCGCTCATTGCAACCTCCCCACTCTCACTATCAATGTTTTCACTTTCATCATCTTTAACAACTTCTCCGACATCTTCTACTATTAGTTCTAAATCTACTTCTGTATCATTTTCAATATTTTCTTGGTACTCACTATCCCCCTCTATGTCTGTTGTACTAGTAGAAGTGGTTGTGGTAACAGTTTTTTCTTCATTTATCTCTTGGTCTGTATCTTCCTCTACCACTTCATTTGCACTTGTCTGTGGTGAAGTTGAATCTTCTTGAGCCTGAACCGGTTCTTCGTGAGATTTATTTATTACTTCTCTATCCTTTTCTATATTATTATTGGTATTATTTACCGGAGACTCACTCACTCTGTTAAGTAGTACTCGAAGGTCATCAGCCCCAACACACACACCATCGACACATAGTTCATTTTGCACCTCCACCCGATCGGCTTTAAGAGTAAAGACAGAAAGTACACCGTCGATGAAATTGTTGGCTAGATTAACCAGACGCTCCCAAATAGTTACATCTGACTTAGAACCATTTGTGCTGCTAGCATTTGCCAACAAAGAATCTATAATTTTAAGCCCTTCGTCATCCAAGTAGCGGTATCCTAGATCCACAAACATTACAATCTGCCCCACCCGCACAGACTGACCGTTTTCCAAAATTTCAGTGTCGCTCTTTATGCGAGACAGCGATTCAAGTGCTTTTCTCTCCGCTTCAGCTTCAGCTAAAGCTTCCGCCTCTTTGATCTGAGCATCGGTAGTAGTTGCTTCAAGCGGTACACACTCTTCTTCTCCGGTAGCATTTCCTCCACCGTAGTAACATCCGTCGTGCATACGCGGATCCTCAACTCTGTTTATTGGTTCAAATATCGGATCAACCAAATCGTCTCCGAATTGATTAATATATGTATCTGAGTAAGCCCTAGTTTCCACAAAATCTTCCAAAGCCACACCGATTATCTTACCGGTTGAAGTCGCCTTCATCGCTACTCCTGGAATCGAAGAAAGGGTAAGCTCATCACCGGCTTTGATCGATCCGTTTTCATTTGAAAGCTTGATAGGAACACGTCCAGATAGAGCAATTGGGAACACCTCCTCTCCTTCCTCCAATGATGAATCATCATAACCCAACAAGAGACCAGGCTTGGTTGAAACCACACCGATTATTTTGTTCTTCGTATCTGTATCCGCCCTTCCTACAGAAAGACCGCCTTTGGTATACACAATTTCTCCCGCTTCAAGATTTTCACTTGAGAAGTATGTTTCCGCAAGGTCAGAATTTCCTGTATGAGTCGATACTGATGCTATCCGTC
Above is a genomic segment from Candidatus Nomurabacteria bacterium containing:
- a CDS encoding type I glyceraldehyde-3-phosphate dehydrogenase — its product is MVRVAINGFGRIGRTFFRLAYGNPDFEVVAINDLGNLESLAYLLEYDSVYGRSPFSVDQKDGKLIIQDKEVTFLQEREPGKLPWRDMNIDVVIESTGFFTTYEGSKAHLDAGAKRVVVSAPVKGKPVEGVSGATVLMGVNHDALATCQISSNASCTTNATSPLIAILKESIGIEKAVLNTVHAYTASQSLVDGPSKKDLRAGRAAAINIVPSTTGAAIATTLAHTELKDKFDGIAMRVPVPVGSIVDVTFIASKDTTVEEVNKALADAAENPRWKNLFAATTEQIVSSDIIGSRVGSIADLSFTKVVGGNLVKVLAWYDNETSYTQTLVEHVRAVAGHIAK